One window of the Bradyrhizobium sp. NP1 genome contains the following:
- a CDS encoding amidohydrolase family protein, with protein sequence MARSLIECGWIVSMDPSIGDLRQGEILIEDDRIVAVGRDLQAAHDAVIRAPDMIAMPGLVDAHLHTWQTGLRAIGCDWAHPDYFNYLHGGMATRYGPEDNYLGNLIGALNQIDGGVTTLNDFCHNITSTEQAGRSLDALEESGIRAVFSLGAGKLPPDGEREEPFERRINPRERVESFRKGRLAKVDALVTMALAVSGPHWSELDANRTNLKLAREMGLRSSSHATKRPELAIAPDGYRSLLDEGLIGEDHTIVHGNYLSDDELRRLIDAGVGVCSSVQTELRGYAADPLVNRVRALGHVPALGVDVEPRVSGEMFREMQIALLHALSVCHRDNAREGKPPFRTVPIRSREALGWATIGGARALGLEHRIGSLSPGKKADIVLLDGADLNLFPVHDPVLSIVEQANQHNVDTVIIDGVVRKRGGRLAFREDVLRRRKQELVASVERLMGEVGYRPFEPERRAVQP encoded by the coding sequence ATGGCACGGAGCCTGATCGAATGCGGCTGGATCGTCTCGATGGATCCGTCGATCGGGGACCTGCGCCAGGGCGAGATCCTGATCGAGGATGACCGGATCGTCGCGGTCGGCCGCGATCTTCAAGCCGCGCACGACGCGGTCATCCGCGCTCCCGACATGATCGCGATGCCGGGGCTGGTGGATGCGCACCTTCACACCTGGCAGACCGGGTTGCGGGCCATCGGTTGCGACTGGGCGCATCCCGACTATTTCAACTATCTGCACGGCGGCATGGCGACCCGCTACGGCCCTGAAGACAACTATCTCGGCAACTTGATCGGCGCGCTGAACCAGATCGACGGCGGCGTCACCACGCTCAACGATTTCTGCCACAACATCACCTCGACCGAGCAGGCGGGGCGGTCGCTGGATGCGCTGGAGGAAAGTGGCATCCGTGCGGTGTTTTCGCTCGGCGCCGGAAAACTGCCGCCCGACGGTGAGCGCGAGGAGCCGTTCGAGCGGCGGATCAATCCGCGCGAGCGGGTCGAGTCCTTCCGGAAGGGGCGGCTCGCCAAGGTCGACGCGCTGGTCACGATGGCGCTTGCCGTCTCCGGCCCGCACTGGTCCGAGCTTGATGCCAACCGCACCAACCTGAAGCTCGCGCGTGAGATGGGCTTACGCTCGTCCTCGCATGCGACCAAGCGGCCGGAGCTCGCGATCGCCCCGGACGGCTATCGGAGCCTGCTCGACGAAGGCCTGATCGGCGAGGATCACACCATCGTCCATGGAAACTATCTCTCGGACGATGAACTCAGACGCCTGATCGACGCGGGCGTCGGCGTCTGCTCGTCGGTGCAGACCGAGCTTCGTGGCTATGCGGCCGACCCGCTGGTCAATCGCGTGCGCGCGCTGGGCCACGTGCCGGCGCTGGGTGTCGATGTCGAGCCGCGGGTGTCAGGCGAGATGTTCCGTGAGATGCAGATTGCGCTGCTGCATGCGCTGTCGGTGTGTCATCGCGACAATGCCCGCGAGGGAAAGCCGCCCTTCCGCACCGTCCCGATCCGTTCGCGCGAGGCGCTTGGCTGGGCCACCATCGGCGGCGCCCGTGCGCTGGGGCTGGAGCACAGGATCGGGTCGCTGTCGCCGGGCAAGAAGGCGGATATCGTGCTGCTCGACGGCGCTGATCTCAACCTGTTCCCGGTGCACGACCCGGTGCTGTCGATCGTCGAACAGGCCAACCAGCATAATGTGGATACCGTCATCATCGACGGCGTCGTTCGCAAGCGCGGGGGCAGGCTCGCCTTCCGCGAAGACGTGTTGCGGCGGCGCAAGCAGGAGCTTGTCGCATCCGTCGAACGGCTGATGGGCGAGGTCGGCTATCGGCCGTTCGAGCCGGAAAGAAGGGCAGTGCAGCCATGA
- a CDS encoding amidohydrolase family protein has translation MKRTLIRCGFLISMDEAIGERRNVDLAISGDRIEAIGEGLSGAADEVIDASDMIVMPGLINMHLHAFQAGFRAAGSEWLGPDYFRIFYGDIATRFEPEDNYLGTLFGALNQLDCGVTTLLDYSHNIRTLQQAERSVDALVDSGIRALFVHGDGLRERAVPGKFPSSRPHPRDRVEALIRSRFAREGRVRLGLAIAGPHWADWEASLHNVRLARDFGLIVSSHVTKSHANAVVPDGYDRLAAMGLLGPEHNLVHCNHLSIDELKRLLDAGCSVTCTNMNELHDYPNPTAMMNLLGLGALPSIGIDVEAMVSGDLWREMQMALLFARIENLKSGRFKPMVRSREALRWVTTAGAKALMMEREIGALRPGMKADVIMLRGSDLNLFPVHDPVYSVVEQSHAGNVDTVVVDGIVRKRGGRLLFDQAKRHHLGERLLSSVNRLSAEAGYTLPFAAGIRS, from the coding sequence ATGAAACGAACGCTGATCCGGTGCGGCTTTCTGATTTCGATGGACGAGGCGATCGGCGAACGCCGAAATGTCGATCTCGCGATCTCGGGTGATCGCATCGAGGCGATCGGCGAGGGGCTTTCCGGCGCGGCCGACGAGGTTATCGACGCATCCGACATGATCGTGATGCCGGGCCTGATTAACATGCACCTGCACGCCTTCCAGGCCGGCTTTCGTGCCGCGGGATCGGAGTGGCTGGGCCCCGACTACTTCCGCATCTTCTACGGCGATATCGCAACGCGCTTCGAGCCGGAGGACAATTACCTCGGCACGCTGTTCGGCGCGCTGAACCAGCTCGACTGCGGCGTCACCACGCTGCTCGACTATTCGCACAACATTCGTACCCTGCAACAGGCCGAGCGCTCGGTCGATGCGCTCGTCGATTCCGGAATCCGCGCGCTGTTCGTCCATGGCGACGGCCTGCGCGAGAGGGCGGTACCGGGAAAATTCCCATCCTCGCGTCCGCATCCGCGCGACCGCGTCGAGGCGCTGATCAGGAGCCGCTTTGCGCGAGAGGGCCGCGTGCGGCTGGGGCTTGCGATCGCAGGTCCGCACTGGGCCGACTGGGAGGCCTCGCTGCACAATGTGCGGCTCGCACGCGATTTCGGCCTGATCGTGTCCTCCCACGTCACCAAGTCGCACGCCAATGCGGTCGTGCCTGACGGCTATGATCGGCTGGCGGCAATGGGCCTGCTCGGGCCCGAGCACAACCTGGTGCATTGCAATCATCTTTCGATAGACGAGCTGAAGCGGCTGCTCGATGCCGGCTGTTCGGTGACCTGCACCAACATGAACGAGCTGCACGACTATCCGAACCCGACGGCGATGATGAATCTGCTGGGCCTTGGCGCGCTGCCCTCGATCGGGATCGACGTCGAGGCGATGGTGTCGGGCGATCTCTGGCGCGAAATGCAGATGGCGCTCTTGTTCGCGCGGATCGAGAACCTGAAATCCGGGCGGTTCAAGCCGATGGTGCGTTCGCGCGAGGCGCTGCGCTGGGTGACGACCGCGGGCGCCAAGGCGCTGATGATGGAGCGCGAGATCGGCGCGCTCAGGCCCGGCATGAAAGCCGACGTCATCATGCTGCGGGGCAGCGACCTCAATTTGTTCCCCGTCCACGACCCGGTCTATTCCGTGGTCGAGCAGTCGCATGCGGGTAATGTCGATACCGTGGTCGTCGACGGCATCGTCCGCAAGCGCGGCGGGCGTCTGCTGTTCGACCAGGCCAAGCGGCATCATCTCGGCGAGCGGCTGCTCTCTTCGGTCAACAGGCTTTCGGCGGAAGCGGGCTACACGCTGCCGTTCGCCGCAGGAATCAGAAGTTAG